The following coding sequences lie in one Prochlorococcus marinus XMU1412 genomic window:
- a CDS encoding porin, which yields MKLFNVLLSTQALLGLLTPITAAASVINLDEMNNYARNESSSKKQLNTKTFANEEFATTKNIIKSIKTPINEFEAGSFSQTTNLNGSVSFVIGGLQNHDPVYTETSEAVNAHYSYNLDLNTSFNGEDNLFIGIEAGNSSGLLLLDSTNVVANTDQLSVSSMYYSFPFLEWDVAVGPLLAQDDLVATTTTKYSDSFYFSGNAAGNNIWTLPGIKGTGISIARVYDNGFNIGANLLSVTGTNTGILTKESADMGTLMAGYDAENFGGGIIYTKYDEIWDLNDKTAQYYMDYYGVSTLQLSTWTVGGYWTLKDKLTTNIGIEVIDADIGVPADQFSYFTLSMDYEFNENNKISGGWKNINFLNTNGTVDNLGDTFEFYYTHDVNDAVSVKGGIYYVDSNLNDGNGTTIKNGGTGDDWLLYDETVYAFETIFKF from the coding sequence ATGAAACTTTTTAATGTTTTACTATCTACCCAAGCTTTATTAGGTCTTTTAACACCAATTACGGCTGCTGCATCTGTGATAAATCTTGATGAGATGAACAATTATGCTCGAAACGAGTCATCTTCTAAAAAACAATTAAATACCAAGACTTTTGCTAATGAAGAATTTGCAACAACAAAAAATATTATTAAAAGTATAAAAACACCAATTAATGAATTTGAAGCCGGTTCTTTCTCTCAAACAACAAATTTGAATGGATCTGTTTCATTTGTAATTGGGGGACTTCAGAATCATGATCCTGTTTATACTGAGACTTCAGAAGCAGTTAATGCTCACTATTCATATAATCTTGATTTAAATACGAGCTTTAACGGAGAAGATAATTTATTTATCGGAATTGAGGCTGGTAATTCATCGGGATTACTATTACTAGATAGTACTAATGTTGTTGCTAATACAGATCAATTGTCAGTTTCTTCGATGTATTACTCTTTCCCATTCTTAGAATGGGATGTTGCTGTTGGTCCATTACTAGCGCAAGATGATCTAGTAGCAACAACAACAACTAAATATTCTGATTCTTTTTATTTCTCAGGTAACGCAGCTGGAAATAATATTTGGACCTTGCCAGGAATTAAAGGCACAGGTATTTCTATAGCTAGAGTCTATGATAATGGATTTAATATAGGTGCAAATTTATTATCAGTTACTGGTACTAATACTGGAATTTTGACTAAAGAGAGTGCTGATATGGGAACATTAATGGCAGGTTATGATGCAGAGAATTTTGGAGGTGGAATTATATATACAAAATATGATGAGATTTGGGATCTTAATGATAAAACTGCACAATATTATATGGATTATTATGGAGTATCTACTCTGCAATTAAGCACTTGGACAGTTGGAGGATATTGGACACTTAAAGACAAACTTACTACAAATATAGGAATAGAAGTTATTGACGCAGATATAGGAGTACCAGCTGATCAATTCAGTTATTTCACATTATCTATGGATTATGAATTTAATGAAAATAATAAAATAAGTGGTGGTTGGAAAAATATAAATTTTCTAAATACCAATGGAACTGTAGACAATTTAGGTGATACTTTCGAATTTTATTACACTCATGATGTCAATGATGCAGTAAGTGTAAAGGGAGGAATCTATTATGTTGATTCAAACTTAAATGATGGTAATGGAACAACGATCAAAAACGGTGGAACTGGCGATGATTGGCTTTTGTATGATGAAACAGTTTATGCCTTTGAAACCATTTTTAAGTTTTAA
- a CDS encoding Hsp70 family protein, whose product MEESLSGTLAIDLGNTNTVVAFQDQKDINSVLVEIPNITSSPGVIPSAVWFEEPSKITKIGISALKMKDNTNSDLFFHSNFKRLIGNSIEKNNQKNILNPNECGEKFFQILWANIPQKYEIKRLVLTAPIDTYKGYREWLINLCEEISVDEIALVDEPTAASLGINVPFGSKIMTLDIGGSTVDMNIVKIEGGEGKSGPIAELLKFKGNDVSSISKQKIRCAEIIGKTGSKIGGKDIDQWIVDYFIPGNNYINNLSKAEKIKCKLSSSVIKYENKYPIKLFTEQNKENEYYLSKEIFEKILIANNLLNHLNSLLKDLLNQARGKFCTVEDLNAIVLVGGGTQIPLIKEWITKKIPKIQIKTPPPIESIALGALAMTPGVKIKDILNKGLSIRLFNKREQKHFWHPIFCKGQTWPTETPFKLILQASKKNQKIFEIIIGETQKERAYDVIYENGLPKLSEIQNEEEIIKWDKKPFKILLKNKSNTGEDTLKLFFKITKNADLSVKCFDIKDEFFGEYNLGNIF is encoded by the coding sequence ATGGAAGAAAGTTTATCTGGAACACTTGCTATCGATTTAGGGAACACTAATACTGTTGTTGCTTTTCAAGATCAAAAAGATATAAATTCTGTTTTAGTTGAAATACCGAATATTACATCATCTCCAGGAGTTATTCCTTCAGCAGTTTGGTTCGAGGAACCTTCAAAGATTACTAAAATTGGTATTAGTGCTCTAAAGATGAAAGATAATACAAATTCTGATTTATTTTTTCATTCGAACTTTAAAAGATTAATTGGAAATTCTATTGAAAAAAATAACCAAAAAAACATTTTAAACCCTAATGAATGTGGCGAAAAATTTTTTCAAATTTTGTGGGCAAACATTCCGCAAAAGTATGAGATCAAAAGACTTGTTTTAACTGCCCCGATAGATACATATAAGGGATACAGAGAATGGTTAATTAACCTTTGCGAAGAAATATCTGTAGATGAAATAGCCCTTGTTGATGAGCCTACTGCGGCAAGTTTAGGCATAAATGTACCATTTGGCTCAAAAATTATGACATTAGATATTGGAGGAAGTACAGTCGATATGAATATAGTCAAAATAGAAGGAGGAGAAGGAAAATCTGGTCCAATAGCTGAACTTTTAAAATTTAAAGGTAATGATGTAAGCTCAATTTCAAAACAAAAAATAAGGTGTGCTGAAATAATTGGAAAAACAGGCTCAAAAATTGGTGGGAAAGATATTGATCAATGGATAGTTGATTATTTTATTCCAGGTAATAATTATATTAATAATCTTTCAAAGGCAGAAAAAATAAAATGTAAACTCAGCTCATCTGTAATCAAATATGAAAATAAATATCCAATAAAATTATTTACTGAACAAAATAAAGAAAATGAATATTACCTAAGTAAAGAAATATTTGAGAAAATACTCATTGCCAATAATCTTCTTAATCACCTCAACTCTTTACTAAAAGATTTATTAAATCAAGCAAGAGGTAAATTTTGCACAGTTGAAGACTTAAATGCAATTGTTTTGGTTGGTGGAGGAACTCAAATACCATTGATTAAAGAATGGATAACAAAAAAAATTCCGAAAATTCAAATAAAGACGCCACCTCCTATTGAATCAATAGCTTTGGGTGCTTTAGCAATGACCCCTGGGGTAAAAATTAAAGACATTTTGAACAAAGGATTATCTATAAGATTATTTAATAAAAGAGAGCAAAAACACTTTTGGCATCCTATTTTTTGCAAAGGTCAAACATGGCCAACAGAAACACCCTTTAAACTGATCCTTCAAGCCAGTAAAAAGAATCAAAAAATATTCGAAATAATAATTGGTGAGACACAAAAAGAAAGAGCATATGATGTTATTTATGAAAATGGATTACCAAAGTTATCAGAGATTCAAAATGAAGAAGAAATCATAAAATGGGACAAAAAACCATTTAAAATATTGTTAAAAAATAAATCTAATACTGGGGAAGACACCTTAAAACTTTTTTTTAAAATTACGAAAAATGCTGATTTATCAGTTAAGTGTTTCGATATTAAAGATGAATTTTTTGGAGAATATAATTTAGGAAATATCTTCTGA
- a CDS encoding dienelactone hydrolase family protein, which translates to MKGQWTKVYSGDLPLRSWWVDSGSDCKYISIVLPEVFGINHWIRSFSEKLASQNVPVLALPLYGRTAPKLDLGYSEKELKLGRHNKNLTTLKNIIEDVSAAINWVQEKYPKKKISIIGFCFGGHAALIASSLKGIESTFCFYGAGVTVPRTDTNFAPIDLLEKVSGKLNFICGSSDDLIPLQDRLEIKKRFKKLDPLEERFIYVEVKGAEHGFMCEERESFHKDASLIGWNLLMKEFN; encoded by the coding sequence ATGAAAGGTCAATGGACAAAAGTTTATAGTGGTGATTTACCTCTTAGATCTTGGTGGGTAGATTCAGGTAGTGACTGTAAATATATATCTATAGTTTTACCAGAGGTGTTTGGGATAAATCACTGGATAAGAAGTTTTTCTGAAAAATTAGCCTCACAAAACGTACCTGTATTAGCATTACCTCTTTACGGAAGAACAGCTCCAAAATTAGATTTGGGATATAGCGAAAAAGAATTGAAATTAGGAAGGCACAATAAAAATTTAACCACTTTAAAAAATATTATTGAAGACGTTTCTGCAGCCATAAATTGGGTTCAAGAAAAATATCCAAAAAAGAAAATCTCAATTATTGGATTTTGTTTTGGGGGTCATGCAGCACTTATAGCTTCTTCTTTAAAAGGAATAGAAAGTACATTTTGTTTTTATGGAGCTGGGGTCACAGTACCAAGAACCGATACTAATTTTGCTCCTATAGACTTGCTTGAAAAAGTTTCTGGAAAATTAAATTTCATTTGTGGTTCTTCAGATGATTTAATTCCCTTACAAGATAGGTTAGAAATTAAAAAAAGATTTAAAAAACTAGATCCTTTAGAAGAGAGATTTATTTATGTCGAAGTTAAAGGTGCTGAACATGGTTTTATGTGCGAGGAAAGAGAATCCTTCCATAAGGATGCATCATTAATTGGTTGGAATTTATTGATGAAAGAATTTAATTAA
- a CDS encoding DsrE family protein, giving the protein MSIITDNTVLVHIYSGLEYKNKVTLGLLVALTAEKNDHKVTLFLAGDGVQILNCKKAGEIVGQGTGDLYEHLQNLKNSKITIYVSGMSAKSRGYDEKLLDGYTAEFVMPDVLVEESIKADSVLCY; this is encoded by the coding sequence ATGTCTATCATTACTGATAATACCGTTTTAGTACATATTTACAGCGGTTTAGAATACAAAAATAAAGTAACTTTAGGTTTATTGGTTGCCCTCACTGCAGAAAAAAACGATCATAAAGTAACTCTTTTTCTTGCAGGAGACGGGGTACAAATATTAAATTGCAAAAAAGCTGGTGAAATAGTTGGTCAAGGTACTGGAGATTTATACGAACATCTTCAAAATTTAAAGAATTCAAAAATTACCATATATGTCTCAGGAATGTCTGCTAAATCTAGGGGTTATGATGAGAAGCTTCTAGATGGATATACTGCAGAGTTTGTTATGCCTGATGTTCTAGTTGAAGAATCAATTAAAGCGGATAGCGTACTTTGCTATTAA
- a CDS encoding cupin domain-containing protein — protein sequence MMKNLLIAFVFALMLINPNISIAAESPVDVQEVFVGSETMDGDALKYPKGKAEIRLQRVELAEGGIVPLHSHPIPLLGNVEQGTIVVKRQGMEDLTYTAGDTFIVGPKTPKHTMGNAKTDNAIVWFAAIGAKDVPILIPAEG from the coding sequence ATGATGAAAAATTTATTAATAGCATTTGTTTTTGCATTAATGCTTATCAACCCTAATATTTCTATAGCTGCAGAATCTCCCGTTGATGTACAAGAGGTCTTTGTAGGTTCTGAGACTATGGATGGAGATGCTCTTAAATACCCAAAAGGAAAAGCAGAAATAAGATTACAAAGAGTAGAGTTGGCTGAAGGAGGGATAGTTCCGCTCCACTCTCATCCAATTCCATTATTAGGAAATGTTGAGCAAGGTACGATAGTTGTCAAAAGACAAGGGATGGAAGATCTTACCTATACAGCAGGTGATACTTTTATAGTTGGTCCAAAGACACCAAAACATACAATGGGTAATGCAAAAACTGATAATGCAATAGTTTGGTTCGCAGCAATAGGAGCAAAAGATGTTCCAATTTTAATCCCCGCTGAAGGATAA
- a CDS encoding EVE domain-containing protein, with product MTEINYWLMKSEPDAYSIDTLKNDGVTLWDGIRNYQARNFMRKMNKGDKVFFYHSNCKPPGIVGLMEVIELNIVDPTQFDQDSKYFDPKSKPDNPRWDCVKVEYKFKSDKILSLPELKTLFNEDELLVVKKGNRLSIIPVRNDIAKILLEKI from the coding sequence ATGACTGAGATAAACTACTGGCTAATGAAGAGTGAGCCTGATGCTTACAGCATAGATACTCTAAAAAATGACGGTGTAACTTTATGGGATGGAATAAGAAATTATCAGGCTCGAAATTTTATGAGAAAAATGAATAAAGGAGATAAAGTTTTTTTCTATCATTCGAATTGTAAACCCCCAGGTATTGTCGGACTTATGGAGGTAATAGAGCTAAATATTGTTGATCCTACTCAATTTGATCAAGATTCAAAATATTTTGATCCAAAATCGAAACCTGATAATCCGAGGTGGGATTGTGTAAAAGTAGAATATAAATTTAAATCAGATAAGATTTTAAGTTTACCTGAATTAAAGACTTTATTTAATGAAGATGAGTTATTAGTCGTAAAAAAAGGAAATAGATTATCTATAATACCTGTCAGAAACGACATCGCAAAAATACTACTAGAAAAAATATAA
- the gpmI gene encoding 2,3-bisphosphoglycerate-independent phosphoglycerate mutase codes for MSKISSKNIKRLSVPQSPVVLAILDGWGYRKEKTDNAIKSASTPIMDSLWHAYPHTLISASGSEVGLPDGQMGNSEVGHLTIGSGRIIQQELVRITNIVKNNQLGLINELKEMADSLKKNNSTLHITGLCSDGGVHSHIDHLLGLIKWASDNKLKKVAIHIITDGRDTPAKSASKYLKQIESCIKKFNVGEIASICGRYWIMDRNLLWDRTEKAYSNLTDPDIQITNISPKDYIEKSYAKNITDEFIEPIRMSENYLKDGDSLICFNFRPDRARQIVKSLSINEFSDFERKNYPNLDFVTFTQYDPSFPVKVAFPPESLNNFIGQIVSENGLKQYRTAETEKYPHVTYFFNGGVEIPLPGEERHLIPSPRVATYDMEPEMSAEELTISCSKAIKSGNYAFVVINFANPDMVGHTGNMDATIKAIEKVDKCVGQIVNATGEMGGSIVITADHGNAEVMKGSEGEPWTAHTINKVPLILIEGEKRKIPNMGNEINLRENAGLADIAPTLLQLLNLPIPREMTGKSLIQEIELKGYNKVVQHV; via the coding sequence ATGTCAAAGATTAGCAGCAAAAATATAAAAAGATTAAGTGTTCCTCAGAGCCCTGTAGTTCTTGCAATACTAGATGGATGGGGATATCGAAAAGAAAAAACAGATAATGCCATAAAAAGTGCCAGTACACCAATCATGGATTCATTATGGCATGCTTACCCCCACACCCTTATAAGTGCTAGTGGATCTGAGGTAGGCCTCCCAGATGGTCAAATGGGCAATTCAGAAGTAGGGCACCTCACAATTGGTTCGGGAAGAATAATACAACAAGAACTTGTAAGGATTACAAATATTGTAAAAAATAATCAACTAGGCTTGATAAATGAGTTAAAAGAGATGGCTGATTCATTAAAGAAAAATAATTCTACTTTGCATATCACGGGATTATGTTCCGATGGTGGAGTTCATAGTCATATCGATCATTTATTAGGTTTAATAAAATGGGCATCTGATAATAAACTTAAAAAAGTTGCAATCCATATTATTACTGATGGAAGAGACACTCCTGCAAAAAGTGCCTCGAAATATCTAAAGCAAATAGAATCATGTATAAAAAAATTTAACGTAGGCGAAATAGCTTCCATATGCGGAAGATACTGGATAATGGATAGAAATCTTTTATGGGATAGAACAGAAAAAGCATATTCTAATTTGACTGATCCTGATATTCAAATAACAAATATTTCTCCCAAAGATTACATAGAAAAAAGTTATGCAAAAAACATTACCGATGAATTTATAGAGCCCATAAGAATGTCTGAAAACTATCTTAAAGATGGGGATAGTTTGATTTGCTTTAACTTTCGTCCTGATAGAGCAAGACAAATAGTCAAATCCCTTTCGATCAATGAATTCTCAGACTTTGAAAGAAAAAACTATCCAAATCTAGATTTTGTTACTTTTACTCAATATGATCCGAGCTTTCCCGTTAAAGTTGCATTTCCTCCTGAATCACTCAATAATTTTATAGGCCAAATAGTGTCAGAAAACGGACTCAAACAATACAGAACCGCGGAAACTGAAAAATATCCTCACGTAACATACTTTTTCAATGGAGGAGTTGAAATACCTTTACCTGGAGAAGAGAGACATTTGATTCCATCTCCAAGAGTCGCAACTTATGATATGGAACCCGAAATGTCTGCGGAGGAATTAACTATTAGTTGCTCTAAAGCAATTAAAAGCGGGAATTATGCTTTTGTTGTAATCAATTTTGCCAATCCTGATATGGTTGGTCATACAGGCAACATGGATGCAACAATTAAAGCTATAGAAAAAGTAGATAAATGTGTAGGTCAAATAGTTAATGCTACTGGAGAAATGGGCGGGAGCATTGTAATTACAGCCGATCATGGTAACGCAGAGGTAATGAAAGGATCTGAAGGAGAACCATGGACAGCACACACAATAAATAAAGTTCCATTAATTTTGATTGAAGGAGAAAAAAGAAAAATACCAAATATGGGAAATGAAATTAATTTAAGAGAAAACGCGGGCTTAGCAGATATTGCTCCCACTTTATTGCAATTATTAAATCTACCAATACCAAGAGAAATGACAGGCAAATCGCTTATTCAAGAAATTGAATTAAAGGGTTATAATAAGGTGGTTCAACACGTTTAA
- a CDS encoding LOG family protein — protein MKKNISPSNNLKNLNLIINSDTYKLAHEDIDLLSRNEMRGVRMLLEITKPDLILEENKILSTIIIFGGASITEESNTKKRLENIEELIKKNPKSILLKRNLNRLENLLLMSHYYQSAREFSKLASISNQNKNCNSHVIVTGGGPGIMEAANRGAFEANCKSIGLNISLPNEQIPNSFITPGLCFKFNYFALRKIHFVMRSVAAVFFPGGFGTLDELFELLTLCQTGMKTKIPIILFGREYWDKIINFEYLADLGLIEDEHLNLFQYADTASEAWEIINSAKKPA, from the coding sequence ATGAAAAAAAATATATCCCCTAGTAATAATTTAAAAAACCTGAATTTAATTATTAATTCTGATACTTATAAATTGGCTCACGAAGATATTGATTTACTTAGCCGAAATGAAATGCGTGGAGTCAGAATGCTTCTTGAAATTACTAAACCAGATTTAATCCTTGAAGAAAATAAAATTCTTTCAACAATAATTATTTTTGGAGGCGCAAGCATTACAGAAGAATCAAATACAAAAAAGAGACTTGAAAATATAGAGGAGTTGATTAAAAAAAATCCTAAATCGATACTTTTAAAACGAAATTTAAATAGATTAGAAAATTTGCTTCTAATGAGTCATTACTATCAATCCGCAAGAGAGTTTTCTAAACTTGCTTCAATTAGTAATCAAAATAAAAACTGTAATTCTCACGTGATTGTGACAGGTGGGGGGCCTGGAATTATGGAAGCTGCTAATAGAGGTGCATTTGAAGCAAATTGTAAATCTATAGGGTTAAATATCAGTCTTCCTAATGAGCAAATCCCTAATTCTTTTATAACACCAGGTCTTTGCTTTAAGTTTAATTATTTTGCATTAAGAAAGATCCATTTTGTCATGCGATCTGTGGCTGCTGTATTTTTCCCTGGTGGTTTTGGAACTCTAGATGAATTATTTGAACTATTGACACTTTGTCAAACAGGAATGAAAACTAAAATCCCAATCATACTTTTTGGTAGAGAGTATTGGGATAAGATAATTAACTTTGAATATTTAGCTGATCTTGGATTAATTGAAGATGAACATTTAAATCTTTTCCAATATGCAGACACTGCATCAGAAGCATGGGAAATTATCAATTCAGCAAAAAAGCCAGCCTAG
- a CDS encoding DUF1818 family protein, which yields MVKDQKRWRLLKDLKKGKFCFLIGVDNWSIELQKSEFNSLYLLLLRINEQLLVIKDELMDEEFITLELEQLPWYIHLEGKKNEWSLRFVFESQDQTRSFEMYWPIPIAQNLFYEIKNMWESMD from the coding sequence TTGGTAAAAGACCAAAAAAGATGGAGATTACTTAAAGATTTAAAAAAAGGCAAATTTTGCTTTTTGATTGGTGTAGACAATTGGTCAATCGAGTTACAAAAAAGTGAATTCAATTCACTGTACCTTCTACTGTTAAGAATTAATGAACAACTATTAGTTATCAAAGATGAACTAATGGATGAAGAATTTATTACTTTAGAATTAGAACAATTACCTTGGTATATTCATTTAGAGGGAAAAAAAAATGAATGGAGTTTAAGGTTTGTTTTTGAAAGTCAAGACCAAACTAGATCCTTTGAAATGTATTGGCCGATACCAATTGCACAAAATTTATTTTATGAAATAAAAAACATGTGGGAATCAATGGATTAA
- the pyrR gene encoding bifunctional pyr operon transcriptional regulator/uracil phosphoribosyltransferase PyrR yields MSKKTKKIVILTEVELRKTISRLACEIIEKVKKLDNLLLVGIPTRGIELTEVLEKELFSRTGLRVRKGTIDPTFYRDDQNRVGTRLIQAADIPTPIEKQEILLIDDVIYTGRTIRAAMDALYSWGRPQRVMLLVMVDRGHRELPIQPDFCGKKVPTSKIESISLRLNNVDNEEGVFLE; encoded by the coding sequence ATGTCCAAGAAGACAAAAAAGATCGTAATACTTACTGAAGTTGAGCTTAGAAAAACCATTTCGCGTTTAGCTTGCGAAATTATCGAAAAAGTAAAAAAACTGGATAACCTTCTATTGGTTGGTATCCCGACTAGAGGAATTGAGCTGACCGAAGTGCTAGAAAAGGAATTATTCTCTAGAACAGGTTTAAGAGTTAGAAAAGGAACAATTGATCCAACTTTTTATAGAGATGACCAAAATAGAGTTGGAACTCGTCTAATACAAGCTGCAGATATTCCAACTCCTATTGAGAAACAAGAAATTCTTTTAATAGATGATGTAATTTACACAGGTAGAACAATAAGAGCTGCAATGGATGCTTTGTATTCATGGGGCAGACCTCAAAGAGTTATGTTATTAGTAATGGTAGATAGAGGTCATAGAGAATTACCTATTCAACCAGATTTTTGTGGTAAAAAAGTGCCAACTAGTAAAATTGAAAGTATTAGTTTACGTTTAAATAATGTTGATAATGAAGAAGGAGTTTTCCTTGAATAG
- a CDS encoding DUF2811 domain-containing protein — protein sequence MQELNYDKNSKVLNHKDEVISFKCELQENLQKAMKEFVEEHPNWDQYRIIQAAIAGFLMQKGFQTRDLTRLYIGNMFSMNFED from the coding sequence ATGCAAGAATTAAATTACGACAAAAATTCAAAAGTATTAAATCATAAAGATGAAGTAATAAGTTTCAAATGTGAACTTCAGGAAAATCTTCAAAAGGCTATGAAAGAATTCGTTGAGGAGCATCCTAACTGGGATCAATACAGGATAATACAAGCTGCTATTGCAGGATTTTTGATGCAAAAAGGATTTCAAACTAGGGATTTAACGAGACTCTACATTGGCAATATGTTTTCGATGAATTTTGAGGATTAA
- a CDS encoding DNA-directed RNA polymerase subunit omega, with protein sequence MNISNNTGIDSNDLAKRGESLIRKSTNRYLTTVKIAFRAKQRRFDDFDGLLEESTIKPVQRSIIELSDEQDQPDLLPG encoded by the coding sequence ATGAACATATCCAATAATACAGGGATTGATTCTAATGATCTTGCAAAGAGAGGCGAAAGCTTGATAAGAAAATCAACTAATAGATATTTAACTACAGTGAAAATTGCTTTCAGAGCGAAACAAAGACGTTTTGATGATTTTGATGGCTTATTAGAAGAATCAACTATTAAACCTGTTCAAAGGTCAATTATTGAACTAAGTGATGAGCAGGATCAACCAGATTTACTTCCAGGCTAA
- the secG gene encoding preprotein translocase subunit SecG, with amino-acid sequence MIQIISWIWVFSGVLLILLVLLHSPKGDGMGGIAASGSSMFNSASSAEASLNKITWTFLVIFLSLAIILSAGWIS; translated from the coding sequence ATGATTCAAATTATTAGTTGGATTTGGGTATTTTCTGGAGTTCTTCTCATACTCTTAGTTTTACTTCATAGTCCTAAAGGTGATGGAATGGGAGGAATAGCCGCCAGTGGAAGCTCAATGTTCAACAGCGCAAGTAGTGCAGAAGCCTCGCTAAACAAAATAACTTGGACTTTTTTAGTGATATTTTTGTCTCTCGCAATTATTCTTAGCGCTGGTTGGATTTCGTAA
- a CDS encoding hemagglutinin, translating to MELRFFPINIFRETPKVIFFDAGIDSSNGSDVVIHSGEAISPPDDLKDEQYYVHNHQIDHNLVITGERTFVLINPSWDEPHHVIYLNRSMGALEIPIGTYHRSISGKEGSIVLNQPKRDKFFDPSKEFTPQKLDKINLIKARKSPPVYWIYENNKIKRVFFNPLERKVKTLV from the coding sequence ATGGAATTAAGATTCTTCCCAATAAATATTTTTAGAGAGACTCCAAAAGTCATATTCTTCGATGCAGGCATAGATAGTTCTAATGGTTCTGATGTTGTGATCCATTCTGGGGAAGCTATATCTCCTCCAGATGATTTAAAAGATGAGCAATATTACGTTCACAATCATCAAATTGACCACAATTTAGTTATCACTGGAGAAAGGACATTTGTTTTAATAAATCCTTCCTGGGATGAACCTCATCATGTGATTTATTTAAATAGATCTATGGGAGCATTAGAAATTCCTATAGGAACTTATCACAGATCTATCTCAGGGAAAGAAGGTAGTATTGTTTTAAACCAACCCAAAAGGGATAAATTTTTTGATCCTTCTAAAGAATTTACCCCTCAAAAATTAGACAAAATTAATTTAATTAAGGCAAGAAAAAGTCCGCCTGTTTATTGGATTTACGAAAATAACAAAATCAAAAGAGTCTTTTTTAATCCTTTAGAAAGAAAAGTTAAAACTCTTGTTTGA